A section of the Branchiostoma lanceolatum isolate klBraLanc5 chromosome 19, klBraLanc5.hap2, whole genome shotgun sequence genome encodes:
- the LOC136425746 gene encoding uncharacterized protein, whose translation MKIFVVAAVVTLLASAWAVDPPNLEVKEVSNKCVWTWITAMPDAKIGGCPVTFPDKGKLEKFAAYIKETTDKAKTMAADAKLSSSPLTNRVTQALIERTQMEQDVTEMQAAIKNIESSNTLLLGRASKVGGQIAGLNRQILAVQTMVDKL comes from the exons ATGAAGATATTTGTAGTTGCAGCAGTCGTCACTCTTCTCGCTTCCGCTTGGGCGGTGGACCCGCCGAACTTGGAGGTGAAGGAAGTCAGCAACAAGTGTGTCTGGACCTGGATAACCGCCATGCCTGATGCGAAGATAGGAG GCTGTCCGGTCACCTTccccgacaagggaaagctggAGAAGTTCGCCGCCTATATCAAAGAAACGACCGACAAGGCGAAAACGATGGCAGCAGACGCCAAACTGTCGTCCTCGCCTCTGACAAACCGCGTCACACAGGCCCTGATTGAGAG AACGCAGATGGAACAGGACGTGACCGAAATGCAGGCAGCCATCAAGAACATCGAGTCTTCCAACACACTCCTGTTAGGGCGGGCTTCCAAAGTTGGCGGGCAGATAGCGGGTCTGAATAGACAG atattggCTGTTCAAACTATGGTGGACAAGTTGTag
- the LOC136425431 gene encoding uncharacterized protein, which produces MRLFLVLTLLGCVALSQSKDCTLQFKIDQNEIDNKLCTVTAADTAAIAAVKKDLDDVKTDMEKTEKDMKTFSTKMQSDILTEQVQRVNVQGQILLLKQKLAEAQKKNDELKKLVESRESDLKSAQADLVKATETYNWAARMLKGKTIRSSEIHLALDPAEWDPFSTDDPDFFQAPVDAAELEGEGGAEEEEGGETDEGSDEDGDEVLPGSDEDADEVLPALEKFLEDHDI; this is translated from the exons ATGCGTCTCTTCCTAGTCCTCACTCTTCTGGGCTGTGTGGCTCTGAGTCAGTCGAAGGACTGCACCCTGCAGTTCAAAATCGACCAGAACGAGATAGACA ACAAGCTATGTACGGTGACTGCAGCAGACACTGCGGCGATCGCGGCCGTGAAGAAGGATCTGGACGATGTGAAAACTGACATGGAGAAAACTGAGAAGGACATGAAGACCTTCTCGACCAAGATGCAGAGCGACATTCTTACAGAGCAG GTTCAGCGAGTAAATGTCCAAGGCCAGATCCTCTTGCTTAAGCAAAAACTAGCTGAG GCTCAGAAGAAAAACGACGAGCTTAAAAAGCTGGTCGAATCCCGAGAGAGTGACTTGAAGAGCGCCCAGGCCGACCTTGTGAAG GCCACCGAAACGTACAACTGGGCCGCACGTATGCTGAAGGGAAAGACGATCAGGTCCTCGGAGATCCACCTCGCCCTGGACCCCGCCGAGTGGGACCCCTTCAGCACGGACGACCCCGACTTCTTCCAGGCTCCCGTCGACGCCGCGGagctggagggggaggggggtgctgaGGAAGAGGAGGGGGGTGAAACAGACGAGGGTTCCGATGAAGACGGAGACGAAGTCCTGCCAGGTTCCGATGAAGACGCAGACGAAGTTCTGCCCGCCTTAGAGAAGTTTTTGGAGGACCATGATATCTAA